One Jeotgalicoccus saudimassiliensis DNA window includes the following coding sequences:
- a CDS encoding DNA internalization-related competence protein ComEC/Rec2 has translation MKMFYLFVSVITGCIITVSPVAGLFFYAILLYSVHIKNGSLPFKCLLTLLAVLSAMYYKAPDTQLDGGHLTHVVIEDYKYYTDSLQYIVSSSGKTYELYDESGEHRLLIGSVCSGSLPVTVPGEQRNFIKQDGQAALRINGVSGRIYLSSTDFLDCHPGTLSLSQYFSIIRYQYMSKMLESTKHDYKFDLLTLSVGNKNYISPEFFDALQKLGIYHLYVISGTHVAFLSAVIFGVLKFLRVPLNSIKLVIITSLLVFLFLNFLSPSVLRAVFMGVLLLICSFFKKKPYLAIISLSALVQLAVNPHIIFHAGFQLSYITTYIILLTRPLFIHYSAPVQLILVTVISELSTLVIVLIHFNEISLSGLLLNIIFIPFFSFIIFPGVIIYNLLLFLNMTSVVDGFYHVLFGTMKDCIYYISETFKHRLPVKNLTPAAVIILLVLTYSIMVNILLLNIKKTGLAIVIFIAVIMISQKTWNNDYTLTMTDVGQGDAFVIQDHQSGKTVLLDTGGKFQHKEQGISLSDKTLLPYLKEQGIDFIDVMIISHLDLDHSGEVLHILDNIQTGSIVMNTEDVKFDEWAVNLKASDRVKIHNSSAAGDFTLGNMYFENLTADTAADSNEQSVVLKVHLGEFSVLFTGDIGLVTEESLVKKYNLKSDILKVGHHGSDTSSGEEFINEVDADIALISAGVNNRYNHPHDTVIKTLSGSRIISTKEKGMVEFSINHDTICIRAKLDAANDQCLKKGIKKEPDNRPD, from the coding sequence ATGAAAATGTTCTACTTATTTGTATCTGTTATAACCGGATGTATAATTACTGTAAGCCCCGTTGCGGGCTTATTTTTTTATGCAATTTTACTGTACAGCGTTCATATAAAAAACGGAAGCCTGCCGTTTAAATGTCTGCTGACGCTTCTCGCTGTTTTGTCTGCAATGTATTACAAAGCACCGGATACACAGCTGGATGGCGGTCATCTGACTCACGTTGTTATCGAAGACTATAAATATTATACGGACAGCCTGCAGTACATTGTTTCAAGCAGCGGTAAAACCTATGAACTGTACGATGAGAGCGGTGAACACCGGCTTTTAATCGGCAGCGTGTGCTCCGGCAGCCTGCCTGTCACTGTGCCCGGCGAGCAGCGTAACTTTATTAAACAGGACGGGCAGGCAGCACTCAGAATAAACGGGGTTTCCGGGAGAATATATTTAAGCAGTACTGATTTTCTGGACTGCCATCCGGGAACACTCAGTTTGTCACAGTATTTCTCTATCATCCGGTATCAGTATATGTCGAAAATGCTCGAATCAACGAAGCATGATTACAAATTTGATCTGCTGACGCTGTCAGTCGGCAATAAAAATTACATCAGTCCTGAATTTTTTGATGCTCTGCAGAAACTCGGAATATATCATCTTTATGTCATTTCCGGTACTCATGTCGCTTTCTTGAGTGCCGTCATATTTGGAGTACTTAAATTTTTAAGAGTACCGCTTAATTCAATTAAACTCGTCATTATTACGTCCCTGCTTGTGTTTCTCTTTTTAAACTTCCTGTCCCCAAGTGTACTGCGTGCTGTTTTTATGGGGGTGCTGCTGCTCATCTGCTCATTTTTTAAAAAGAAACCGTACCTTGCGATTATTTCATTGAGTGCACTCGTTCAGCTTGCAGTTAATCCGCACATCATCTTTCATGCCGGTTTCCAGCTGTCCTATATAACCACATATATTATACTGCTGACACGTCCGCTGTTTATACATTACAGCGCGCCAGTGCAGCTCATACTGGTTACAGTAATCAGCGAGCTGTCTACTCTCGTCATCGTGCTGATTCATTTTAACGAGATCAGCTTAAGCGGGCTGCTGCTCAATATTATTTTTATACCGTTCTTTTCGTTCATCATATTTCCCGGTGTTATTATTTATAATCTGCTGCTGTTTTTAAATATGACATCTGTTGTGGATGGTTTTTATCATGTGCTGTTTGGGACGATGAAAGACTGCATATATTATATTTCAGAGACGTTTAAACACCGGCTTCCGGTTAAAAATCTGACGCCTGCAGCTGTCATTATACTGTTGGTACTGACTTATAGCATTATGGTAAACATACTCCTTTTGAATATTAAAAAGACGGGGCTTGCCATCGTTATATTTATTGCGGTCATAATGATCAGTCAAAAGACGTGGAACAATGACTATACACTCACGATGACCGATGTCGGACAGGGAGATGCGTTTGTTATTCAGGATCATCAGAGTGGTAAGACGGTTCTTCTTGATACAGGCGGTAAATTTCAGCATAAAGAGCAGGGAATCAGTTTAAGCGATAAAACGCTGCTGCCGTATTTAAAAGAACAGGGGATTGATTTTATCGATGTAATGATTATCAGCCACCTGGATCTCGACCACAGCGGGGAAGTACTTCACATACTGGATAATATACAGACCGGCAGTATTGTCATGAATACTGAAGATGTAAAATTCGATGAGTGGGCGGTAAATCTAAAGGCATCAGACCGTGTGAAAATTCATAACAGTTCAGCGGCAGGCGATTTTACACTCGGAAATATGTATTTTGAAAACTTAACAGCTGATACTGCTGCTGACTCAAATGAACAGTCGGTGGTGCTTAAAGTGCATCTCGGTGAGTTCAGCGTACTGTTTACTGGAGATATCGGTCTCGTAACCGAGGAAAGTTTGGTTAAAAAATATAATCTGAAAAGCGATATTTTAAAAGTCGGCCATCACGGCAGTGATACGTCGAGCGGAGAGGAATTTATAAATGAAGTGGACGCGGATATCGCCTTAATATCAGCGGGTGTAAACAACCGGTATAACCATCCGCATGACACTGTAATTAAAACTTTAAGCGGGAGCAGAATTATCAGTACGAAAGAAAAAGGCATGGTGGAGTTTAGTATTAATCATGATACAATATGTATCCGTGCAAAATTAGATGCTGCTAATGATCAGTGTTTAAAAAAAGGCATAAAAAAAGAGCCGGATAACCGGCCCGATTAA
- a CDS encoding ComEA family DNA-binding protein, protein MDIKSFFEQYRFYVIGACVILAVIIYFSVTALNTPADSLSLDENVTEAALTETEAAAETPPVTTVFVEVKGAVESPGVYELPADARVTNLLDIAVITENADLMTVNQSAKLADEMVIYIPYAGEIDKAAGIDTIAPAGSSEDSSGDLVNINTAGMTELTTLNGIGEKKAQAILTYREEQGLFKTPEEIKNIPGIGDKTFENLKPYITTD, encoded by the coding sequence ATGGATATTAAATCATTTTTTGAACAGTACAGGTTTTATGTCATAGGTGCATGTGTAATACTTGCGGTAATCATTTATTTTTCAGTGACAGCTTTGAATACACCGGCTGACAGTTTAAGTTTGGATGAAAACGTTACAGAAGCGGCTTTAACGGAAACAGAAGCAGCAGCTGAAACACCGCCCGTAACGACAGTGTTTGTGGAAGTGAAAGGTGCCGTTGAATCACCCGGCGTCTACGAACTGCCTGCAGATGCGAGAGTGACAAACCTGCTGGACATTGCGGTGATCACTGAAAATGCGGATCTTATGACAGTGAATCAGTCGGCGAAACTTGCCGATGAAATGGTGATTTATATTCCGTATGCCGGTGAAATTGATAAGGCAGCTGGAATTGATACAATAGCGCCCGCAGGCTCATCGGAAGATTCTTCCGGTGATCTTGTGAATATAAACACAGCCGGTATGACTGAACTGACCACGTTAAATGGTATCGGAGAGAAGAAAGCACAGGCAATTTTAACTTACCGCGAGGAGCAGGGATTATTCAAAACACCCGAAGAGATTAAAAATATACCCGGCATCGGTGACAAAACATTTGAAAACCTGAAGCCGTACATCACAACAGACTGA
- the yhbY gene encoding ribosome assembly RNA-binding protein YhbY, with product MTLTGKQKRYLRSLAHHEKPLFQVGKNGVTENFVEQFDDVLEKRELVKVSVLQNCMEDKDSIVEALVAGTGSELVQVMGSTIVLYRESKDNKEIKLP from the coding sequence ATGACATTAACAGGTAAACAGAAACGCTACTTGCGCTCACTGGCTCATCATGAAAAGCCGTTGTTCCAGGTAGGTAAAAACGGTGTGACAGAAAACTTTGTCGAACAGTTTGATGATGTTCTTGAAAAACGCGAACTTGTAAAAGTTTCAGTACTGCAGAACTGTATGGAAGATAAAGACTCAATCGTTGAAGCACTTGTTGCGGGAACAGGTTCTGAGCTTGTACAGGTAATGGGCAGCACGATTGTACTTTACAGAGAATCGAAGGATAACAAAGAAATAAAACTGCCATGA
- a CDS encoding ComE operon protein 2, protein MMRINWHEYFMAQAMLLSLRSTCERLSVGATIVKDNRIIAGGYNGSVSGEVHCVDEGCYVEDGHCIRTIHAEINGLLQCSKFGVSTEGASVYVTHFPCINCTKSLIQAGIKNVYYRADYKNHPYAIELLNKNNVNYELIELDNKKVNMYFESIE, encoded by the coding sequence ATTATGCGGATTAACTGGCATGAATATTTTATGGCACAGGCAATGCTGCTGTCGCTCCGTTCAACATGTGAACGATTGAGCGTCGGTGCGACAATCGTAAAAGACAACCGGATAATTGCAGGCGGATATAACGGCTCCGTATCCGGGGAAGTCCACTGTGTGGACGAAGGATGCTACGTCGAGGACGGTCACTGCATCAGAACTATACACGCCGAGATTAACGGACTGCTTCAATGTTCGAAATTTGGTGTGTCGACAGAAGGTGCATCGGTGTATGTCACTCATTTTCCCTGCATAAATTGTACTAAATCACTGATTCAGGCAGGCATTAAAAATGTATATTACCGTGCTGACTATAAAAACCATCCGTACGCAATAGAACTGTTAAATAAAAATAATGTGAATTATGAGCTGATCGAGCTCGATAATAAAAAAGTGAACATGTATTTTGAGTCAATCGAATGA
- the aroE gene encoding shikimate dehydrogenase, which produces MNYAVIGYPLKHTLSPVIHNANFNALDIDADYSALEIKPEALNEIKTYVEEKNLSGFNVTVPHKENIMQYLDEIAPAAEKIGAVNTVHVKNGRYYGYNTDITGYMKAFNEAFGSGKRSILILGAGGAAKAVHRAHADNGDDVTILARRAESFESFKTDDFKHVLNTEFEGGTYDAVINATPLGLNGEDVFKMMNLDPSFITEDTAGMDLIYNPAHTPFMSYFKKNANGLSMLVNQALDAFEIWTAKTGRNDAVQHALEGLMEEK; this is translated from the coding sequence ATGAATTATGCAGTAATCGGCTATCCGCTCAAACATACGCTGTCACCGGTGATTCACAATGCCAATTTTAACGCATTGGATATAGATGCGGACTACAGTGCACTTGAAATTAAGCCGGAAGCGCTTAATGAAATTAAAACGTATGTGGAGGAGAAAAATCTGTCAGGCTTTAACGTTACAGTGCCGCACAAGGAAAATATTATGCAGTATCTGGACGAAATCGCGCCGGCAGCTGAAAAAATCGGGGCTGTCAATACAGTACATGTAAAAAATGGCCGATATTACGGTTATAATACTGATATCACCGGCTATATGAAGGCGTTTAATGAGGCTTTCGGAAGCGGAAAGCGCAGCATCCTGATTCTCGGTGCCGGCGGGGCGGCGAAAGCTGTACACCGGGCACATGCGGATAATGGAGACGATGTTACAATCCTTGCCAGAAGAGCCGAAAGTTTTGAATCATTTAAAACTGATGACTTTAAACATGTGCTAAATACCGAGTTTGAAGGCGGGACATACGATGCAGTAATTAATGCGACACCGCTCGGTCTGAATGGTGAAGACGTCTTTAAGATGATGAATCTTGACCCGTCGTTTATAACAGAAGACACTGCAGGTATGGATTTAATTTATAATCCGGCACACACGCCGTTTATGAGTTACTTTAAAAAGAATGCAAACGGACTTTCAATGCTTGTGAATCAGGCACTGGATGCGTTTGAAATATGGACTGCCAAAACAGGCAGAAATGATGCAGTGCAGCATGCACTGGAAGGATTAATGGAGGAAAAATAA
- a CDS encoding class I SAM-dependent DNA methyltransferase has translation MEASEYKTFAKVYDILNYDMPYNLWLDIINEVKGNAQSVLDIGAGTGEILKSLKVKRKLGIDNSQEMVNIAHVNDPDSEYRVHDMVTMDLNESFELITATADVLNYAPSEEAFTAVLKNVYNHLAEGGVFVFDVHTEHKMQNDFNFELYSDSTEDIFYTWQTIPGEQELSVWHEMTFFIRNSANLYEKHEETHYQQTYKHSEILKIANDTGFIIDKSFSDFDINNVITEVAERNFYVLKK, from the coding sequence TTGGAGGCTAGCGAATACAAAACATTCGCCAAAGTGTACGATATATTAAATTATGATATGCCGTATAATTTGTGGCTCGATATTATTAACGAAGTGAAAGGGAATGCACAGTCGGTACTCGATATCGGTGCAGGTACCGGAGAAATTTTAAAATCACTTAAAGTTAAAAGAAAACTCGGCATCGACAATTCACAGGAAATGGTGAATATTGCACATGTAAATGATCCGGACAGCGAATATCGCGTACATGATATGGTGACGATGGATCTTAATGAATCATTTGAGCTGATTACTGCGACTGCGGACGTTTTAAACTACGCTCCGTCTGAAGAAGCATTTACTGCAGTATTAAAAAACGTTTATAATCATCTCGCAGAGGGCGGGGTATTTGTCTTTGATGTGCACACTGAACATAAAATGCAGAATGACTTTAATTTTGAATTGTATTCAGACAGTACAGAGGATATTTTCTATACATGGCAGACGATTCCCGGTGAACAAGAACTGAGCGTCTGGCATGAAATGACATTTTTCATTCGAAACAGTGCAAATCTGTATGAAAAACACGAAGAAACTCATTATCAACAGACGTATAAACACAGTGAAATTTTAAAAATAGCAAATGACACCGGGTTTATTATCGATAAATCATTCAGCGACTTTGATATTAATAATGTTATTACTGAAGTGGCTGAAAGAAACTTTTATGTACTGAAGAAATAA
- a CDS encoding YqeG family HAD IIIA-type phosphatase: protein MKIIEDKFLPSHFVTRYEDITPEFLKAHNIKAVMTDLDNTLVAFDEPDANDNVLKWIKTLEESNIKLLILSNGNHKRVAGFAEPHGIDYISSAKKPMLANFHRGLKLLGTKKANTVMVGDQLMTDIFGANRAKINSILVVPVKEKDGWATYLNRRIERVIMKYFKKKNMITWEE from the coding sequence ATGAAAATTATAGAAGATAAGTTTCTGCCAAGCCACTTTGTTACCCGTTATGAGGATATTACGCCCGAATTTTTAAAAGCGCATAATATTAAAGCAGTCATGACGGATCTCGATAATACGCTCGTAGCATTCGATGAACCGGATGCGAATGACAATGTGCTGAAGTGGATTAAAACACTGGAAGAATCGAATATTAAACTGCTTATTTTGTCTAACGGCAATCACAAACGCGTGGCAGGCTTTGCGGAGCCGCATGGTATTGATTATATTTCATCTGCCAAAAAACCGATGCTTGCGAATTTTCACCGCGGCTTAAAACTGCTCGGTACCAAAAAAGCGAATACTGTTATGGTGGGCGATCAGCTGATGACGGATATATTTGGTGCGAACCGCGCAAAAATTAACAGCATTCTGGTTGTACCCGTAAAAGAGAAAGACGGCTGGGCGACCTACTTAAACCGCAGAATAGAACGTGTTATAATGAAGTACTTTAAAAAGAAAAACATGATTACATGGGAGGAATAA
- the udk gene encoding uridine kinase yields the protein MDKPTIIGIAGGSGSGKTSVTRKIMESLEGHSIVLIEQDYYYKDQSHKTFEERLETNYDHPFAFDNDLLIEHIQQLMNRETIDIPTYDYANHTRSSETIRVEPKEVIIIEGIFALENEELRNLMDVKLYVDTDSDIRILRRLSRDIKERGRSMESVIEQYLSVVRPMHLQFIEPTKRFSDIIIPEGGENIVAIDIITTKIRSLVNE from the coding sequence ATGGATAAACCGACAATTATCGGTATCGCCGGAGGTTCCGGTTCAGGTAAAACTTCAGTAACCAGAAAAATTATGGAATCACTTGAAGGTCACAGCATTGTATTAATCGAACAGGACTATTACTATAAAGACCAGAGTCATAAAACTTTCGAGGAACGTCTTGAAACAAATTATGATCATCCATTCGCGTTCGATAATGATCTGCTGATTGAACATATTCAGCAGCTGATGAACCGTGAAACGATTGATATTCCAACTTACGATTATGCAAATCATACGAGAAGCAGCGAAACAATCAGAGTGGAGCCGAAAGAAGTTATCATTATCGAGGGAATATTTGCTCTTGAAAATGAAGAACTGCGCAACCTGATGGATGTTAAGCTGTATGTCGATACGGATTCCGATATACGGATTCTGCGCCGTCTGAGCAGGGATATTAAAGAACGCGGCCGTTCAATGGAATCAGTCATTGAACAGTACTTATCAGTCGTGCGCCCGATGCACCTGCAGTTTATCGAGCCGACAAAGCGCTTCAGTGATATCATCATTCCGGAAGGCGGCGAAAACATTGTTGCGATAGATATTATTACAACTAAGATACGCTCGCTGGTAAACGAATAA
- a CDS encoding YqzM family protein produces MNKFEKNVQSKNNDVIDAGLAFIVGFVALTVIYVIPQIFAIVAG; encoded by the coding sequence ATGAATAAGTTTGAGAAAAATGTTCAGTCAAAAAACAATGACGTTATCGACGCTGGTCTTGCTTTCATAGTTGGATTCGTGGCACTTACTGTAATTTATGTCATTCCACAAATCTTCGCTATCGTAGCGGGATAA
- the yqeK gene encoding bis(5'-nucleosyl)-tetraphosphatase (symmetrical) YqeK, which produces MKRKEALKVAADKLPKKRFKHCERVAETAVQMSEIFKADKDRCFLAGILHDYSKYDDLSKMYQTVTAEQLDPELLEYKSEVLHGPVAAVKIKNKFNIIDEEILNAVAHHTSGAKQMGLIEKIIYVADYIEPKRTQPGVDQIRDIVFKEKNLDLAVYTITKANVKHLLNKDQTIYHKTIECLNYYNMARE; this is translated from the coding sequence ATGAAACGTAAAGAAGCATTGAAAGTTGCAGCAGATAAACTGCCGAAAAAAAGATTTAAGCATTGTGAACGCGTAGCTGAAACAGCGGTACAAATGTCGGAAATATTTAAAGCGGACAAAGACAGATGTTTTCTCGCAGGTATACTGCACGATTATTCGAAATACGATGACTTAAGCAAAATGTATCAGACAGTAACGGCTGAACAGCTCGATCCTGAACTGCTTGAGTATAAGTCGGAAGTGCTTCACGGACCGGTTGCAGCGGTAAAAATTAAAAATAAGTTTAACATTATAGATGAAGAAATTTTAAATGCAGTGGCACACCATACATCAGGTGCAAAACAGATGGGTCTCATCGAAAAAATTATTTACGTTGCAGATTACATTGAGCCGAAACGTACACAGCCCGGTGTGGACCAAATCCGTGATATTGTATTTAAAGAAAAAAATCTGGACTTAGCGGTGTATACAATTACAAAAGCGAACGTAAAACATCTGCTGAATAAAGATCAGACGATTTACCATAAAACGATAGAATGTCTCAATTATTATAATATGGCCAGGGAGTGA
- the greA gene encoding transcription elongation factor GreA: MENKKEYPMTQAGYDQLHVDLEELKTVKRPEVVEKIKVARSFGDLSENSEYDAAKDEQGFVEKEITKIEEMIRHAVIIEDTGDNNTVSLGKTVTFKEIPDGDEESYQIVGSAEADPFEGKISNESPMAQSLLGAKLNDEVKVALPNGSDMKVKIVKID; this comes from the coding sequence ATGGAAAATAAAAAAGAATACCCAATGACACAAGCTGGTTATGATCAGCTTCATGTAGATTTAGAAGAATTGAAAACGGTTAAACGCCCGGAAGTAGTAGAAAAAATTAAAGTTGCACGCAGCTTTGGAGACCTTTCGGAGAACTCGGAGTACGATGCAGCAAAAGACGAGCAGGGCTTCGTCGAAAAGGAAATTACAAAAATTGAAGAAATGATCAGACACGCTGTAATTATCGAAGATACCGGTGACAACAACACTGTCTCACTTGGCAAGACGGTTACTTTTAAAGAAATTCCGGACGGCGACGAAGAGTCGTATCAGATTGTCGGAAGTGCGGAAGCTGATCCGTTTGAAGGGAAAATTTCAAACGAATCTCCGATGGCACAGTCACTTCTCGGTGCAAAGCTTAATGACGAAGTAAAAGTTGCTTTACCAAACGGCAGCGACATGAAAGTTAAGATTGTTAAAATTGACTAA
- the yqeH gene encoding ribosome biogenesis GTPase YqeH → MTDIKCVGCGSILQTENKNEEGYIPSSGLHKEEPICQRCYRLRHYNEVQELDVDSGDFLTMLNSLYETDSLIVKVIDVFDFEGSIIPSFNRIVGDKKVLAVVNKIDLFPKSTNTSRLVERAKKMLKDAGITANDTVAISALKGQNLDTLMKKISEMAKGKDVYIVGTTNVGKSTLINKLLEDNTGFKNVITTSNIPGTTLGMIDIPLGDSQTLYDTPGIVVESQISHYVKVSDLKYVSPAKEIKAKTFQLNSGQTLFVGNLARVDYTEGEANSFSVYCNHHLNVHRTKTVNASEFYDKHYNGLLAPPELEEAYLSTNFDVHDFTLENASDILISGLTFVSVAKSAKVSVTVPKGVNVSVRSTIFKGVQ, encoded by the coding sequence GTGACTGATATAAAATGTGTCGGATGCGGAAGCATTTTACAGACAGAAAACAAAAATGAAGAGGGATACATTCCATCAAGCGGGCTTCATAAGGAAGAACCAATCTGCCAGCGCTGCTACCGTTTAAGACATTATAACGAAGTGCAGGAGCTGGACGTGGACTCGGGAGATTTTTTAACGATGCTGAACTCGCTGTACGAAACAGACAGCCTGATTGTTAAAGTGATTGATGTCTTCGACTTTGAAGGGAGTATTATTCCGTCGTTTAACCGTATAGTCGGTGACAAGAAGGTACTTGCAGTCGTTAACAAGATAGATTTATTCCCGAAATCAACAAATACAAGCCGTCTCGTTGAACGTGCAAAGAAAATGCTGAAAGATGCAGGCATCACAGCAAATGATACAGTTGCAATCAGTGCATTAAAAGGGCAGAACCTGGATACGCTGATGAAGAAAATCAGCGAGATGGCAAAAGGCAAGGATGTTTATATTGTCGGCACGACAAACGTCGGAAAATCGACACTGATCAACAAACTGCTGGAAGATAATACAGGCTTTAAAAATGTAATTACAACGAGTAATATTCCGGGGACAACACTCGGGATGATTGATATTCCGCTCGGAGACTCACAGACGTTGTATGACACTCCGGGAATTGTCGTTGAATCGCAAATTTCACATTATGTGAAAGTCAGCGATTTAAAATACGTTTCTCCGGCGAAGGAAATCAAGGCGAAAACCTTCCAGCTGAACAGCGGACAGACATTGTTTGTCGGCAACCTGGCACGCGTGGATTATACAGAAGGCGAAGCGAACAGTTTCTCAGTATACTGCAACCATCATCTGAATGTGCACCGTACGAAAACAGTCAATGCTTCCGAGTTTTACGATAAGCACTATAATGGACTTCTCGCACCGCCGGAACTTGAAGAAGCTTATTTAAGTACAAACTTCGACGTCCACGACTTTACACTCGAAAATGCCAGCGATATTTTAATCAGCGGACTGACATTTGTGTCGGTGGCAAAATCGGCGAAAGTCAGCGTAACTGTTCCGAAAGGCGTTAATGTATCCGTACGTTCAACTATCTTTAAAGGAGTGCAGTAA
- the nadD gene encoding nicotinate (nicotinamide) nucleotide adenylyltransferase codes for MKIGVFGGTFDPVHNGHINAFAETYIGLELDKVIIVPTFISPFKKKTGSTDRHRLNMLKRAVKNYDFAEIDTFELDQQTVTYTFDTLKYLKEKYPDDELYFIIGTDHFITFDKWANADKLHDLAKFVVLDRNDELYNVKAPFIKLNTNIVEVSSTLIRERLKTNTEVRHLMHEEVYGYIKEQRLYET; via the coding sequence ATGAAAATAGGTGTATTCGGCGGAACGTTTGATCCGGTACATAATGGTCATATTAATGCTTTTGCAGAAACTTATATCGGTCTTGAACTCGATAAGGTCATTATTGTGCCGACTTTCATTTCGCCGTTTAAAAAAAAGACAGGTTCGACTGACAGACATCGTTTAAATATGTTAAAACGCGCGGTTAAAAATTACGATTTTGCAGAAATAGATACTTTTGAACTCGACCAGCAAACAGTAACGTATACTTTTGACACTTTGAAGTATTTGAAAGAGAAATACCCGGACGATGAATTGTATTTTATTATCGGTACAGATCACTTTATTACATTTGATAAATGGGCGAATGCAGATAAGCTGCATGATCTTGCCAAATTTGTCGTGCTGGACAGAAATGATGAGCTGTATAACGTGAAAGCACCGTTTATTAAACTTAATACGAATATCGTTGAAGTTTCATCGACGCTTATAAGGGAGCGGCTGAAAACAAATACGGAAGTCAGACACTTAATGCATGAAGAGGTGTACGGATACATTAAGGAGCAGCGATTATATGAAACGTAA
- the rsfS gene encoding ribosome silencing factor, protein MQSKEVLELMVEACDDKRAADIKVYDVKETSPVTDYFVICHGNSERQAQAISDEVREVAHKNGLDISIEGQKQGKWILCDVGDVIVHIFQKTEREYYNLERLFKDAGDTIGG, encoded by the coding sequence ATGCAGAGTAAAGAAGTATTGGAATTAATGGTGGAAGCATGCGACGATAAGCGCGCTGCAGATATAAAAGTATATGATGTGAAAGAAACGAGTCCGGTAACGGATTATTTCGTAATATGTCACGGTAACTCGGAGCGTCAGGCTCAGGCAATCAGTGACGAAGTCAGAGAAGTTGCACATAAAAACGGTCTTGATATAAGTATCGAAGGACAAAAACAGGGAAAATGGATTCTTTGTGATGTCGGCGATGTTATCGTTCATATTTTCCAGAAAACAGAACGCGAATATTATAACCTTGAGCGTTTATTCAAAGATGCCGGTGATACTATTGGAGGCTAG
- a CDS encoding 5'-methylthioadenosine/adenosylhomocysteine nucleosidase, with translation MTNYTIGIIGAMEPEVEILKNAMVIEKEVPVAHTTAYAGTLNGQNIVLVQSGIGKVNASIITALILERFDIDYIINTGVAGAMGENLMVTDMVVSTAVAHHDVDATNFGYSYGQVPGMPEVYTGDDKLIKSALTALSLNDEINGSSGLVVSGDSFIDSDEEKNHIYGNFPDAMCVDMESSSIAQTCWQFNTPFVIIRSMSDSANDAADMNYEEFLAKACVHSSEVVKSVLREL, from the coding sequence TTGACTAATTATACAATCGGCATCATCGGTGCCATGGAACCGGAAGTTGAAATATTAAAAAATGCAATGGTCATTGAAAAAGAAGTACCTGTTGCGCATACGACTGCATATGCAGGGACTTTGAACGGACAAAACATTGTGCTTGTACAGTCCGGTATCGGGAAAGTAAATGCGAGTATCATTACTGCTCTGATTCTTGAGCGTTTTGATATCGACTATATTATTAATACCGGTGTTGCAGGGGCAATGGGGGAAAACCTCATGGTTACGGATATGGTTGTGTCAACTGCCGTTGCACACCACGACGTGGATGCGACAAACTTCGGTTACAGCTACGGACAGGTTCCGGGAATGCCGGAAGTTTATACCGGCGATGACAAGTTAATTAAAAGTGCTTTAACGGCACTGTCATTAAACGACGAAATTAACGGCAGCAGCGGTCTTGTTGTAAGCGGTGATTCATTTATCGACAGCGATGAAGAAAAGAATCATATTTACGGTAATTTCCCCGATGCGATGTGCGTAGACATGGAATCTTCAAGTATTGCACAAACATGCTGGCAGTTTAACACGCCATTTGTGATTATCCGCTCGATGAGTGATTCTGCAAATGATGCAGCTGATATGAATTATGAAGAATTTCTTGCGAAAGCTTGCGTACACTCGTCCGAAGTTGTAAAATCAGTATTAAGAGAACTGTGA